The Leptospira bouyouniensis genomic interval CAGCCAAGTGATACTAATCGCTCGATCGGCTTGACCATATTACAATATACACGTGTTAACGTGTATGTATAGATTATAGCGTTGTTTGTTATACTTTGTTCTGTTTGGCGGTCAGCGCCGAACGACTTTGATGCTAGAGCTCGAAGCTCACGCATCAAGTCGGGTGCTCGCAGTCGCGGCAGTGCCGCTTGGTGCTCCGCAGGCTTTCCCTCATCGGGGAAGATAGAACCTTTGTCGTATACAAATGTTGGGAAAAGCTCTGGATGAAAGTTCAGAGCTTTTTTTGTTTCTATGTTTTCTTCTTATACGCGACGATACATTAGGATTCCATATTGATAAATCTAATTCGTGTCCTTTTTGGATTTCTGAAAACAGCAGAAGGGCTATGACCATATGCAGATCGAAACGTTCTACTGAAATGGGCTGAATCAGAAAATCCGGCAAGGTGGGCAACTTCAGTAAAATTTGCACTTGTATGGTAATTTCGTGCTGCAATTTTTAATCGCAAACTTAGTATAAATTTCCTAACAGATGTTAAAAGCGTTTCTTTGAATATATGTCGAAATCTATCTTCAGATAAATTTACTATATCTGCTAAAATTTTTAGTTTAACTTCTTCTGGTTGTGGTAGGTATGTTTGTGAACGAAGGTATTTAGCAACTGTGAATATCCTTGGATCCAGTACTTCTGGTGGTTTTTGAGGTAAAATTGAACCAAACACAGAATCTACGAGTAACTTTAAACAACCTAATACTTCTTCATTTGGTGATTTTTCATCTAATAACACATCGAGTATTTTTTTTAAATATGGTATCTTTGTAGAATCAAAAAATTGAACACCGTCTTTAATATTGCCAGAAAAACGTTCAAACAAAAATGAGTCTGGATCAATATAAATATTTATTATATGTGTATTCTTTGAAATTTGATAATAATTTGTATTAGGTGGTAAAAATACACCTGTATATTCGATATAATTTTCATTTGATAGAAATATTTTTGAAGGTATATCAACCGAAAAACATAGCGATGCTGAATAAAGGCTATGCATCGTAGTCGTTTCTTCCCATGCCGCATAAAGAACCTGGGCGTCCCAAACGTATAATGAGTTTCTCCTTTTCATTGAATGTGGTGCAGTTTCCAAATCTAAACTAAGATATTATTTTGTAAGTGTAGAATAAAGCCAAATTGGTATATTTATAAATTAAATTTACATATATAGCCGAATCATTCAAAAATAATCAACATTTTAAAGCCGAAACATTCAAGCCGAAACACCTAAATTTCTGTAACCTTCAACAATCTATTTATGTTCACTTTGATTTTTCATAAAATTTGA includes:
- a CDS encoding helix-turn-helix domain-containing protein, which translates into the protein MKRRNSLYVWDAQVLYAAWEETTTMHSLYSASLCFSVDIPSKIFLSNENYIEYTGVFLPPNTNYYQISKNTHIINIYIDPDSFLFERFSGNIKDGVQFFDSTKIPYLKKILDVLLDEKSPNEEVLGCLKLLVDSVFGSILPQKPPEVLDPRIFTVAKYLRSQTYLPQPEEVKLKILADIVNLSEDRFRHIFKETLLTSVRKFILSLRLKIAARNYHTSANFTEVAHLAGFSDSAHFSRTFRSAYGHSPSAVFRNPKRTRIRFINMES